From the genome of Ziziphus jujuba cultivar Dongzao chromosome 6, ASM3175591v1, one region includes:
- the LOC107413225 gene encoding uncharacterized protein LOC107413225 codes for MASGWVKSLHCKSRAFEDVYHPSPKNLIPSASCRKSVQNIKDVIETTKPKPRKNRPPPPPPPKQPGSKYPRPAKPPELPLSPTSRSRVSAPNRSSRTHYPFLPALTELPEGHPSRNVVEIIFHTSWSPKAFNGMIEMIFKVQNGLKSVARFEEYRELVKSRAGSGSPAGGSAACEEENARCVADGNEVMRFHCLGPTSGVGGYDACGSAWTFPGAKGSAICTFSGSGGAHESAGGGRGRRAMLVCRVIAGRVSKQLGIESLLSGRVGFDSVSGENGDLLVFDSRAVLPCFVIIYKL; via the coding sequence ATGGCGAGCGGGTGGGTCAAATCGCTGCATTGCAAATCGAGAGCATTCGAAGACGTTTACCATCCCAGCCCAAAAAACCTCATACCCAGTGCGAGTTGCAGAAAAAGCGTTCAGAACATCAAGGACGTGATCGAAACCACAAAGCCAAAACCCAGAAAAAAcagaccaccaccaccaccacctcccaAACAACCCGGTTCAAAATACCCTCGACCCGCCAAACCACCCGAGTTGCCCTTAAGCCCCACGTCCCGATCCCGAGTTAGCGCCCCAAACCGTTCATCCCGAACCCACTACCCGTTTCTTCCTGCATTGACCGAGCTTCCTGAGGGCCATCCTTCCCGTAATGTCGTAGAGATTATCTTCCACACAAGCTGGAGTCCTAAAGCCTTTAACGGAATGATCGAGATGATATTCAAGGTCCAAAACGGGTTGAAATCCGTGGCCCGGTTCGAAGAGTATCGTGAGCTCGTCAAGTCTCGGGCCGGGTCTGGTAGTCCGGCCGGCGGGAGTGCAGCATGCGAGGAAGAGAATGCACGGTGCGTTGCGGATGGGAACGAGGTGATGCGGTTCCACTGCCTGGGACCCACCTCGGGCGTTGGGGGTTACGACGCTTGCGGCAGCGCGTGGACTTTTCCGGGCGCTAAAGGCTCGGCTATTTGCACGTTTTCCGGCAGCGGTGGGGCACACGAGAGTGCCGGTGGGGGAAGGGGAAGGAGAGCCATGTTGGTCTGCCGGGTCATTGCGGGTCGCGTTTCGAAGCAACTCGGAATCGAATCGCTGTTGAGTGGCCGAGTAGGGTTCGACTCGGTGAGTGGGGAAAATGGCGACTTGCTTGTGTTTGATTCACGTGCCGTGTTGCCTTGCTTTGTTATCATttataaattgtaa